TGAAATCCGATAACGATTTTCCATTTTTCTCCAATAGTTCATTTAGTTCGATCAGGCAGTAGTTCTTAAGCTGGTCGTCAGATAAATGTAACCCTGGGAACATGAAGAGCCTACGTTTTTGGTACAAAATATCATCAGATAGTATCTCCCAATTTTCTGCCCAGAGTTGCGCCGGACGATTCACTTCGCAAAACAACAACATGATAACAAACAATTCCCGCAGTTGGGAACCGGACGCCCATAATTTAGCCTCTGACAGGGCGTCATTCCACTCCTTGTCATCATTAAGCAAGCCATACGCATAGCAGGCTTCTTTGAACGTTGCATATACGACTCCGTCGACCGTTTTTATTTCTTCAAAACTTCGAGGCCCTCTCACAATCCCCAACAACATTCTTAGATAATACTTTGGCCCAGCTGCTGGATTGCAATACACAATCCGCCCAATGGCTGTCCGTTCCAACCGCGTTTTCCAAACCTTGTTATCCTCTTGCCACACATACCTTGTTGGTATCTCGGCGTACGTTAACTTTCTTGCCGCTTCATCTCTGTTGTTTAGCGCAAACCATTGGGTGAACATCGTGTCTCGTATCCCGTCCCGGTTTAACAATGCCGGTAAGCTGTCTGAATCACGTAACGTGAGCAGATGTTGATCAGGTGTATGGAACGTTAGTTTCATGACGGATGGGAATGAGTAATGTATAGGAAATGCAAGCATTCTCCACACAGCTTCACATGGTGATAAGTACCGGCAATCCAGATAGTTTTTAATCTCATCAACCTTAACAATCTGTTGTGTACGCTTTTCACCGTTATTGCCAATGTTTTCCTGAACAACCATTGTAGCCCTGTCTGGCCCCTTGTTTAAGTATTTAAACAGGTATTTTATCGCTCGGGATTGGTTGCACCATTCAACATTGATGTGAGATTCGTACTTTAAGAGGAGGTAGCGGTTGTATGGGACGACAAACCGGTTGTCAAGCTTCGTTTTGCCCTTCTTAAAGAAGATCTTGGTATCTCGTCGGCGATAAACCGGGTAACCGTCTTCGTCAATTGTTGTTTCTCGGTAAAATGGTTTCGGAAAGTGTTTCATGCATTTTCCATCTGTTGTACACGGAGCACTGCGCGCATCGTTTCCACATGGGCCATGCAACATGTAATCTGTTACGGCCTTATAGCCGGATGGATCGTCCATTTCCGATGGGATCTCTGCAGAAATCAAATCATCGATGCCAGCCGGTGTGCGTGACTCGGCAGAATGTTCAAGCCACAACAAAAGGTGCGCGTGCGGTAGGCCTCGTTTCTGAAACTCAATTGTATAAACAGCTGTATAGAACCAAGGGAACAAATATTGAAGTCAGGAAGGGGAAAAGGGGAAAATTGGAGAGTTTTAAAAGGTTAGTATTCGTGGGAGAATTGATACCAAAAGAAAGAGGCGAGGTATTACAAACTGTACCTGCTTCGCAGCTACCAAAGATTTGTTTCTTCATAATATCTTCAATCAAGGAGGTAAGCTTTAGTTTAAAAACGCGTGATACAACATCTGCACGATCATGAGACTTTTGGCCGGGTATGAGAGATACCATGTCATCGATTTCAGGCCATTTTGGGTTAGCTGTAAATGTTACAAACAGGTCGGGGTTCCCAAAAGTGCGGCACAGAGCCATGGCGTCTTGGTAATTTTGGATCATATATCTTGGACTGCCCGTAAAGGTTGCCGGTAAAACTATACGTTGGCCGATAGCCTTGGCATTTGTATCCCCACGCGTCACAGCGTCACAAACATTATGATAGAGTTCAACACGCAGTTCATTTTGGTTATTCCTCATCCAGCGCAATCTTTGTTCTTCGATAGCTGCGTATGAGTCAACTAAGTATTGTTGGAATAAACGACCGCCTCTTAACAGGGTGGTGCCTTTGGTATTGCGATAATGGATTCTGTAGCAGTAGTATTCCCGCATTGTGACACATTGTCGTTTAGTCGCTCGACGTCCTGTGTTGTCATGGTAGTGTATTCGTTCGTGGAACCCGGTCTCTCCGTACGGAAAGAACAGCGGATATTGCAAAGCCATGTAAAGCTGATGTAATTCCGATATGCGTTGAAGCGCGCCGTGCTTTGTGCTAACGATAACATCACGTGGTTCAGTGTTGTCCCCAAAGTCGTTTGTGATAAGAACAGCAACTTCAGACACATTAGGGCGGTTGTATTGTGGATTGTTTATTATCTGGCCAAGTAAGCGTAGTTGACAATTGTTTCTTTCATTTTGAGTGCACCAGTCACGTGCCATGCGGAAGGCGTTAGCCAAAGGACTGTGGGTGTCTAACATTCTGATTAGGGACGCAACAATTGCTTCGTCACATGTGTCGTGACAATGGGTCTGGCCAAACAAAGCAGTTATACGGTTTTTAACTTCGTTTTGCGTGTCGTAGAAATACAGCTGAGCATATCTTGGTTGCTCACCTTCAACTGGCAACATGGAGCCTATTCGATGGTAGTTCTGCCCACTTATTCGGAAGGTGTATAGGCTTCGACCACTGTTTATAGCATGATCAATCTTTCCCCCAAATGATGTGAAACAGAACATGCTATTGTAAACTCTAATCTGTTCTCTGAATCTAAGTGTCGACGGGTCGTTATAATCAAGTAATGATCTTAATGGTTCAGGCGGATCAAGAAGGCGAGCAAGCAAAACCTTGCCATCCTGGCAGCACGAAGAGAAAGTCGTCCCATCAGACGACTTTGCATTTTTATTCCTCTCTTCATACCACATGATCGCCGCACAATTATGGCACGTGAAGGTTGGACGGCCAAGGTTCTGGTACCTAACATGCGCACCTATGATATTTGTAACAGGAATGCTTAGCACAACGCACGATTTAGAGAAGCGTTTCAAACAGCATAGCGAAGCCAGATGCAAAAGGGAGCAAAACATGCATGGCAAGAAACAGGGTCGGGAAATACCTGTTGATGCAAACGCTGCCCTTCGTGGGGTGCGAACACGAATACCTGGTAACATATTAAAATATGGCAATGTTATTCCTATGTTGCATGATAAGCAGGGCGAAGGTTAGTCAGGTACAGGGCAGTTATGGTCGTTTACCTTCTGTTTTTTTAGGCCGAGAAGAGCGCAGGCGTGATGGGCCCGCTACGCTTTGATGAGAATGCCGTGTAGTGCAGGAAATATTGTCTGTAAAAAGCGTAATAGTTACGGGATTGATAAAAGGATAGTACTAAACATTGTAGATAACGTTGCAGACCTTGGGCAGATACGGAGGGAGAATATGTTGTTGGTGGACATAAAGCAGGCTGCATCTGCGCTGCATCGCTCTGCATGGCGTTTTTACCTGTAACATATGCTTTAAAACAACTATTATGTAGTGCTCGTAGTGGGCTGAGCGATGATGTAAGCGTGCAATCCAGAAAGTATAAATAGGCGTACTGCGCCCCAGAGGGACGTTCATGAGGAAATATGGGGCCGACCTTTAATTGATTCTCTTGAACACACTTTAGCGCCAGGCCCAGTGGTCACTGTAACAGTCGGCGGTTGTATTTGAGCACAACCTGCAAGAGGTACAAAGCATGCAGATAGGATAAACGCAACATAGTAGGTAGGAAACTTATAAATAACTGGCTAAGAAAGTAAATTCCACTCCATTGCGTGTGGCTGTACAGCGGCGACGTCAACATTGGAGTGGTTAAACTGTTTGCAGCCTAGTTAGAGTTGTAATTTGAGCGGGCACGCATGTCGGTAAGTGGACATTTGGCTAAAAGGTTCCGTTTTTATGAAGAGTGTAACTAACCTACGTTGGGGTCAGCAGAGGAAGTAGTTGCATCTATGGTAGTTAGGGTAGGCCCACAGTATGTCACGACCTTCCCACTAAGACCCACATAATTACGATTTTGTATATGGATAGAATGTTTGGTACCCACGATGCTAGAATCGTTGCAGCTGTTAATCAATGCAAGGCCAAAATATGTTTGAATCTTTCCATTTGGCAGCGTATGGGAACAACGGCGGGCCTGTATCGAATTACTAACCACATC
This genomic stretch from Helianthus annuus cultivar XRQ/B chromosome 8, HanXRQr2.0-SUNRISE, whole genome shotgun sequence harbors:
- the LOC110869645 gene encoding uncharacterized protein LOC110869645, yielding MWYEERNKNAKSSDGTTFSSCCQDGKVLLARLLDPPEPLRSLLDYNDPSTLRFREQIRVYNSMFCFTSFGGKIDHAINSGRSLYTFRISGQNYHRIGSMLPVEGEQPRYAQLYFYDTQNEVKNRITALFGQTHCHDTCDEAIVASLIRMLDTHSPLANAFRMARDWCTQNERNNCQLRLLGQIINNPQYNRPNVSEVAVLITNDFGDNTEPRDVIVSTKHGALQRISELHQLYMALQYPLFFPYGETGFHERIHYHDNTGRRATKRQCVTMREYYCYRIHYRNTKGTTLLRGGRLFQQYLVDSYAAIEEQRLRWMRNNQNELRVELYHNVCDAVTRGDTNAKAIGQRIVLPATFTGSPRYMIQNYQDAMALCRTFGNPDLFVTFTANPKWPEIDDMVSLIPGQKSHDRADVVSRVFKLKLTSLIEDIMKKQIFGSCEAAVYTIEFQKRGLPHAHLLLWLEHSAESRTPAGIDDLISAEIPSEMDDPSGYKAVTDYMLHGPCGNDARSAPCTTDGKCMKHFPKPFYRETTIDEDGYPVYRRRDTKIFFKKGKTKLDNRFVVPYNRYLLLKYESHINVEWCNQSRAIKYLFKYLNKGPDRATMVVQENIGNNGEKRTQQIVKVDEIKNYLDCRYLSPCEAVWRMLAFPIHYSFPSVMKLTFHTPDQHLLTLRDSDSLPALLNRDGIRDTMFTQWFALNNRDEAARKLTYAEIPTRYVWQEDNKVWKTRLERTAIGRIVYCNPAAGPKYYLRMLLGIVRGPRSFEEIKTVDGVVYATFKEACYAYGLLNDDKEWNDALSEAKLWASGSQLRELFVIMLLFCEVNRPAQLWAENWEILSDDILYQKRRLFMFPGLHLSDDQLKNYCLIELNELLEKNGKSLSDFTDMPQPDTSLLDKMDNRLIREELSYNKKKITDEHDRLYASLNTEQTAIYDTVIESVTTRKGGFYFVYGPGGTGKTFLYKAILSRLRSMGMIALAVASSGIASLLLPGGRTAHSRFAIPLELLQNSTCAIKQNTHLAHLLQEVRLIIWDEAPMMQKYAFEALDKTLRDILGFPAHANRERVFGGMPVLLGGDFRQILPVIPKGKREDVVQACINKSYLWKSCKLFRLHRSMRVNEYTSAGVLDMDRQLFNKWLLEIGDGIVPSKTKEGEDEPTWIEIPTRFIVDGCGLPVESIVNAVFPSFTERQVDDDYLCERAILTPRNIDADEINDYMFAQLRRTTKTYKSSDEICRASTDVLE